The following are encoded in a window of Mycobacteroides chelonae CCUG 47445 genomic DNA:
- a CDS encoding thiazole synthase has product MGTGGAANLSILERALLASGTELTTVAIRRVDASGGTGVLDLLKRLDIMPLPNTAGCRGSAEAVLTAQLAREALETNWIKLEVIADERTLLPDAVELVRAAEQLVDDGFVVLPYTTDDPVLARRLEDVGCVAVMPLGAPIGTGLGITNTHNIEMIVAAAGVPVILDAGIGTASDAALAMELGCDAVLLATAVTRAADPERMAAAMSAAVTAGHLARHAGRIPRRFWAQASSPAPDGPALQ; this is encoded by the coding sequence ATGGGGACCGGTGGTGCCGCGAATCTCTCGATTCTGGAACGGGCACTGCTGGCCTCCGGTACCGAGCTGACCACCGTCGCGATCCGGCGGGTGGATGCCTCCGGGGGCACCGGAGTGCTGGATCTGCTCAAGCGACTCGACATCATGCCGTTGCCCAACACCGCGGGATGTCGCGGTTCTGCCGAGGCCGTGCTGACCGCGCAACTGGCCCGTGAGGCGCTGGAGACCAACTGGATCAAGTTGGAGGTGATCGCCGACGAACGGACGCTTCTTCCCGATGCCGTGGAGTTGGTGCGTGCGGCCGAGCAACTCGTCGACGACGGGTTCGTGGTACTGCCCTACACGACCGACGATCCGGTGCTGGCCCGCAGATTGGAAGACGTGGGATGCGTCGCGGTGATGCCACTCGGAGCTCCCATCGGTACCGGGTTGGGCATCACCAACACACATAACATCGAGATGATTGTGGCGGCCGCCGGAGTGCCGGTGATCCTGGACGCGGGAATCGGCACCGCCAGCGATGCCGCGCTCGCGATGGAACTCGGCTGCGATGCCGTGCTGCTCGCGACGGCCGTGACCCGCGCCGCCGATCCCGAACGCATGGCCGCGGCCATGTCAGCAGCCGTAACTGCCGGGCACCTCGCTCGTCACGCCGGCCGCATACCCCGTCGATTTTGGGCGCAGGCCTCCAGCCCGGCACCGGACGGACCCGCATTGCAATAG
- the thiO gene encoding glycine oxidase ThiO, with amino-acid sequence MSSQPGSVAVIGGGVIGLSVAREAARRGWQVTVHDDGRKGPSWVAGGMLAPYSEAWPGEDDLLDLGIESLGIWRDGFLDEDAAGAVITARGSLTVAVDTADVGELRTMADWLAGRGHTVSATTNARDIEPLLAQNIRRGFTAPEELAVDNRAVLHVLATECEALGVRKGPAVAHVEDASADQIVIANGVQAATLANLPIRPVKGEVLRLRRRPGAMPPPSNVIRARVHGRHVYLVPRHDGVVVGATQYEHGHDTAPAVAGVRDLLDDACAVLPCLGEYEFAECAAGLRPMTDDNLPMVGRIDDRTLVAAGHGRSGFLLAPWTAKTIGVVLDGGESPNAVDPRRFEKAHSQEAR; translated from the coding sequence ATGTCGTCTCAACCAGGCTCTGTCGCCGTCATCGGCGGCGGGGTCATCGGGCTTTCCGTGGCCCGTGAAGCTGCCCGCCGCGGCTGGCAGGTCACCGTCCACGACGACGGCCGAAAGGGCCCGTCCTGGGTGGCGGGCGGCATGCTTGCGCCCTACAGCGAGGCCTGGCCGGGTGAGGATGACCTGCTGGATCTGGGTATCGAATCGCTCGGGATCTGGCGCGACGGCTTCCTCGACGAGGACGCGGCAGGCGCGGTGATCACCGCGCGGGGGTCACTCACCGTGGCCGTCGACACGGCCGATGTCGGCGAGCTGAGGACCATGGCGGACTGGCTGGCCGGGCGCGGTCATACCGTTTCCGCGACCACCAATGCCCGGGATATCGAGCCGCTGCTGGCGCAGAACATCCGTCGCGGATTTACCGCGCCCGAAGAACTCGCCGTCGACAATCGTGCGGTGTTGCATGTGTTGGCCACCGAATGTGAGGCGCTCGGCGTGCGTAAGGGCCCTGCGGTTGCCCACGTCGAAGACGCATCTGCCGATCAGATCGTGATCGCGAACGGGGTGCAGGCGGCGACACTCGCGAATCTGCCGATTCGTCCGGTGAAGGGCGAGGTGTTGAGGCTGCGACGGCGCCCCGGCGCGATGCCCCCGCCCTCGAACGTGATCCGGGCGCGCGTACACGGACGCCATGTCTACCTGGTGCCCCGACACGACGGTGTCGTCGTGGGCGCCACGCAGTACGAGCATGGCCACGACACCGCGCCTGCCGTGGCAGGCGTGCGGGACCTGCTCGACGACGCGTGTGCAGTGCTGCCCTGTCTGGGGGAGTACGAATTCGCCGAATGCGCGGCGGGTCTACGCCCGATGACCGATGACAATCTGCCCATGGTGGGCAGGATCGACGATCGGACTCTCGTGGCCGCCGGTCATGGCCGCTCGGGGTTTCTCCTCGCGCCGTGGACGGCGAAGACGATCGGGGTGGTGCTTGACGGAGGCGAGTCGCCGAATGCCGTCGATCCCCGCCGGTTTGAGAAGGCACATAGTCAGGAGGCCCGATGA
- the thiE gene encoding thiamine phosphate synthase — MHPRSARLGSAHLYLCTDARRERGDLAEFVDAALDGGVDIVQLRDKGSVGEQQFGRLEPTEELEYLAVLGAAAARHGALFAVNDRADIARVAGADILHLGQDDLPLTVAREIVGPDVLIGRSTHDAVQARQAALDTEVDYFCCGPCWPTPTKPGRTAAGLGLVSTAAALGTAKPWFAIGGIDEARVPEVVAAGASRIVVVRAITASVDPGAAAASLRELVHPAHTART, encoded by the coding sequence ATGCACCCGCGTTCGGCCCGGCTTGGGTCTGCCCACCTCTATCTCTGTACCGACGCGCGCCGCGAGCGCGGCGATCTCGCCGAATTCGTGGATGCCGCCCTTGACGGCGGGGTCGACATCGTGCAGCTGCGCGACAAGGGTTCAGTCGGTGAGCAGCAGTTCGGCCGGCTTGAGCCCACCGAAGAACTGGAGTACCTGGCTGTTCTCGGTGCCGCCGCCGCACGTCACGGTGCCTTGTTCGCGGTCAACGACCGTGCCGATATCGCCCGCGTGGCGGGGGCCGACATCCTGCATCTCGGCCAGGACGACCTGCCTCTTACGGTCGCCAGGGAGATCGTCGGTCCGGATGTGCTGATCGGCCGGTCCACACATGACGCTGTTCAAGCCCGCCAGGCGGCCCTCGATACCGAGGTCGACTACTTCTGCTGCGGGCCGTGCTGGCCGACGCCCACCAAACCGGGCCGCACCGCGGCCGGCCTCGGGCTTGTCAGCACGGCCGCCGCCCTCGGAACTGCCAAGCCCTGGTTCGCTATCGGCGGTATCGACGAGGCGCGGGTGCCCGAGGTGGTCGCGGCCGGAGCATCGCGGATTGTCGTGGTGCGGGCGATCACCGCGTCGGTCGATCCCGGTGCGGCGGCAGCGTCCCTTCGCGAGCTAGTTCACCCAGCGCATACCGCACGCACGTAA
- a CDS encoding NUDIX domain-containing protein, producing MRGDGDGWVVADTGARFWGRFGAAGLLLRAPLASGQPAVLLQHRAWWSHQGGTWALPGGARDSHESAEQAAVREAAEEAGIEPGAMTIRSSVVTKRIDGQAHWTYTTVVADAPELLPTEANHESTELRWVPEEKIEGMRLHPGFKSAWPLLRVVATLQGTSNGFSGPGTVELEPGRFAWQLP from the coding sequence GTGCGTGGCGACGGTGACGGATGGGTTGTCGCTGACACGGGTGCGCGATTCTGGGGGCGGTTCGGTGCAGCGGGTTTGCTGTTGCGCGCACCGCTGGCGAGTGGACAGCCTGCGGTGCTGCTACAGCACCGGGCCTGGTGGAGCCATCAGGGTGGTACCTGGGCGTTGCCCGGCGGGGCGCGGGACAGCCATGAGTCTGCCGAGCAGGCAGCGGTCCGGGAGGCAGCCGAGGAAGCGGGAATCGAGCCGGGCGCCATGACCATCCGCTCCTCGGTGGTGACCAAACGCATTGACGGCCAGGCGCACTGGACGTACACGACGGTTGTTGCCGATGCCCCCGAGTTGTTGCCCACCGAGGCCAATCACGAGAGCACCGAGCTGCGATGGGTGCCCGAGGAAAAGATCGAGGGAATGCGGTTGCATCCCGGGTTCAAGTCGGCGTGGCCGCTGCTGCGGGTGGTCGCGACGCTGCAGGGGACATCGAATGGTTTCTCCGGGCCCGGCACCGTCGAGCTTGAGCCCGGGCGCTTCGCCTGGCAACTGCCGTAG
- a CDS encoding ABC transporter ATP-binding protein codes for MIELRSLTKVYGQTPAVDDLSVTIEPGVVTGFLGPNGAGKSTTLRMIVGLARPTSGTATIGGKQYHEIDHPLREVGALLDPKQFHPNRTARNHLRWIAAANDIPSRRVDEVLEMVGLTDVAGRHAGTFSLGMSQRLGIAVALLGDPQVLLFDEPVNGLDPEGIHWIRTLMQSLAAQGRTVLVSSHLLSEMANTADQLVVIGRGRLIAATSMHEFVSRAGADVVRVRSPQLEALRTAAEESGFSVHVSEHGGEASVLEISGALIEQVGELAARRGVTLYELSPQRVSLEDAYLSLTDDAVQYRSQVSADAVADAEGVR; via the coding sequence ATGATCGAACTGCGGTCGCTGACCAAGGTCTATGGGCAGACCCCGGCGGTCGATGACCTCTCGGTAACCATCGAGCCGGGCGTCGTGACCGGGTTCCTGGGACCCAACGGGGCAGGTAAGTCAACGACGTTGCGCATGATCGTCGGGCTGGCTCGCCCGACGTCCGGGACTGCGACCATCGGCGGCAAGCAGTATCACGAGATCGACCATCCGCTGCGCGAGGTTGGGGCGCTGCTGGATCCCAAGCAGTTTCACCCCAATCGGACGGCGCGTAACCACCTGAGGTGGATCGCCGCCGCCAATGACATTCCTTCCCGGCGGGTGGACGAAGTGCTGGAGATGGTCGGGCTGACCGACGTGGCCGGTCGTCATGCGGGCACCTTCTCCCTGGGTATGTCGCAGCGGCTGGGCATTGCCGTCGCACTGCTCGGCGATCCCCAGGTGTTGCTGTTCGATGAACCGGTCAACGGCCTGGACCCCGAAGGCATTCATTGGATTCGGACCCTGATGCAGAGCCTGGCCGCGCAGGGCCGCACGGTGCTGGTCTCCAGTCACCTGCTCTCCGAAATGGCCAACACGGCAGACCAATTGGTGGTCATCGGCCGCGGTCGGCTTATCGCGGCGACATCCATGCATGAGTTCGTCAGTCGGGCCGGCGCCGATGTGGTGCGGGTGCGCAGCCCTCAACTCGAGGCCCTGCGCACGGCGGCGGAGGAAAGTGGCTTCTCGGTGCACGTTTCGGAACACGGTGGAGAGGCAAGCGTGCTGGAGATCAGCGGTGCTCTTATCGAACAGGTCGGCGAGCTTGCCGCACGTCGTGGCGTCACCTTGTACGAACTTTCCCCGCAACGGGTTTCGTTGGAGGACGCGTACCTGTCGCTGACCGATGATGCCGTGCAGTACCGCAGCCAGGTCTCTGCGGACGCAGTTGCGGACGCGGAGGGTGTTCGCTGA
- a CDS encoding ABC transporter permease has translation MGVIAAERIKVSTSRSAVWCSLLALALGLGLAGLQGGSASVYAPITPGDAAGGATVVGVPLLMVLAAMTVTNENRTAMVRTTFQASPNRLSVIGAKALVAGVWVAVVTAVTTLTSIVLVRAMAGPVAGANLMLDSAGVWNTIGSVSVYAFLCAVLAVAVGVLLKHTAGAVAVLLLWPTVLELMLGWLTDAGKALQPFLPFANAIRFTGVPWYTSDGVRFVWGTTGSLIYFATVVVITLAAALVVVQRRDV, from the coding sequence ATGGGTGTTATCGCGGCCGAGCGGATCAAGGTATCCACCTCGCGTTCTGCGGTGTGGTGCAGCCTGCTTGCCCTGGCCTTGGGGTTGGGATTAGCGGGCCTGCAGGGCGGATCGGCCTCTGTGTACGCGCCGATCACCCCTGGTGACGCCGCGGGCGGTGCGACCGTCGTGGGGGTGCCGCTGCTGATGGTGCTCGCCGCGATGACGGTGACCAATGAGAATCGAACCGCAATGGTGCGAACCACCTTTCAGGCCTCGCCCAACAGGTTGTCGGTAATCGGTGCCAAGGCCCTGGTCGCGGGGGTCTGGGTGGCAGTGGTCACCGCGGTCACCACGCTGACCTCGATCGTGTTGGTGCGCGCCATGGCCGGACCCGTGGCGGGTGCGAACTTGATGCTCGACAGCGCCGGCGTGTGGAACACGATTGGTTCGGTGAGCGTGTACGCGTTCTTGTGTGCCGTACTCGCGGTGGCGGTGGGTGTGTTGCTGAAGCACACCGCGGGTGCTGTTGCGGTGCTGCTGTTGTGGCCGACGGTGCTCGAGTTGATGCTGGGCTGGCTCACTGATGCCGGAAAGGCGTTGCAGCCCTTCCTTCCTTTCGCGAACGCAATCAGGTTTACCGGTGTGCCGTGGTACACCTCCGACGGTGTGCGCTTCGTTTGGGGTACCACCGGCTCTCTCATCTACTTTGCTACCGTGGTTGTCATCACGCTCGCTGCGGCCCTGGTCGTCGTGCAGCGACGCGACGTCTAA
- a CDS encoding serine/threonine-protein kinase PknG produces MSKDPDSLEDPEDLVDDADEGEGPGTRPASLADLDADSASTMRPMATQAVFRAPDFTQPTTQPTTQPEVRATTTRVRLSPTRRLGGGLVEIPRVPEIDPLAALMTNPVVEESKRFCWNCGKPVGRSTEDGPACSEGTCPACGSTFSFLPQLNPGDVIAGQYAIKGCIAHGGLGWIYLAVDRNVNDRPVVLKGLVHSGDAEAQNIAMAERRFLAEVAHPSIVKIFNFVEHPDQHGNPVGYIVMEYVGGTSLKQPKGKALPVAQAIAYMLEILPALGFLHSVGLTYNDLKPENIMVTEEQLKLIDLGAVAAVNAYGNLYGTPGYQAPEISRTGPTVASDIYTVGRTLAALTLRMPTRKGRYKDGLPNEDPVLAKYDSYHRLLRRAIDPDPTARFGSAEEMATQLVGVLREVVALDSGTPRPGMSTLFSPSRSTFGVDLLVAHTDVYVDGLAHPPSLTAPDIVTALQVPLLDPTDVGAAILQATVLSQPIQTLESLKAARLGRIDADGVDLTESMELPLMEARALLDLGDVAKANSKLDQLEDRVGTPWRLTWYRGMAALLNGDYDQATKHFTAVLDFLPGEIAPKMALAATAELGNDEKNLDFYRTVWSTDNSVISAGYGLARTLASRGERAEAVRMLDNVPPTSRHFTTARLTSAVTLLSGRTLTEVTEDDIREAARRVEALPETEPRVLQIRALVLGTALDWIKTNHSTGHHILGVPFTKRGLRQGVERSLRALARRATERAHRYALVDLANATRPTSLL; encoded by the coding sequence ATGAGTAAAGATCCCGACAGCCTGGAGGACCCAGAGGATCTCGTCGACGACGCGGACGAAGGCGAAGGTCCGGGCACGCGGCCCGCATCCCTGGCGGACCTGGATGCGGACTCCGCGTCCACGATGCGCCCCATGGCTACCCAGGCCGTGTTCCGCGCTCCCGATTTCACCCAGCCCACCACCCAACCCACCACACAGCCAGAGGTCCGCGCCACCACCACACGAGTGCGGCTCTCCCCCACCCGCCGGCTCGGTGGCGGCCTGGTCGAGATCCCGCGCGTTCCGGAAATCGATCCACTGGCCGCCTTGATGACCAATCCGGTCGTCGAAGAGTCCAAGCGATTCTGCTGGAACTGCGGTAAACCGGTGGGCCGCTCCACGGAGGATGGCCCCGCCTGCAGCGAGGGCACCTGCCCGGCCTGCGGGTCCACCTTTTCCTTTTTGCCGCAGCTGAATCCCGGCGATGTGATTGCCGGGCAGTACGCCATCAAGGGCTGCATCGCCCACGGCGGTCTGGGATGGATCTACCTCGCGGTGGACCGCAACGTCAACGACCGTCCGGTGGTGCTCAAGGGGCTGGTGCATTCCGGTGACGCCGAAGCACAGAACATCGCGATGGCCGAGCGGCGATTCCTCGCCGAGGTGGCGCACCCCTCGATCGTGAAGATCTTCAACTTCGTCGAACACCCCGACCAGCACGGGAATCCGGTCGGATACATCGTGATGGAGTACGTCGGCGGCACCTCGCTCAAACAGCCCAAGGGCAAGGCCCTGCCCGTCGCACAGGCCATTGCCTACATGCTGGAAATTCTTCCCGCACTGGGCTTTCTGCACTCGGTTGGGCTCACCTACAACGACCTCAAGCCCGAGAACATCATGGTCACCGAGGAGCAGCTCAAACTCATCGACCTGGGCGCGGTGGCCGCGGTCAACGCCTACGGCAACCTGTACGGAACTCCCGGCTACCAGGCACCCGAAATCTCCAGGACCGGACCCACTGTCGCGTCGGACATCTACACGGTGGGGCGCACCCTCGCGGCGCTGACCCTGCGCATGCCAACCCGCAAGGGCCGATACAAGGACGGGTTGCCGAACGAGGATCCGGTGCTCGCCAAGTACGACTCGTATCACCGACTTTTGCGCCGGGCCATCGATCCCGATCCCACCGCTCGATTCGGCAGCGCCGAGGAGATGGCCACTCAGCTGGTGGGAGTCCTGCGCGAGGTGGTGGCGCTGGACTCGGGCACACCACGCCCGGGTATGTCCACCCTGTTCAGCCCGTCCCGGTCCACCTTCGGGGTTGACCTGCTGGTAGCCCACACCGACGTCTACGTCGACGGACTGGCTCACCCGCCGAGCCTGACGGCGCCGGATATCGTGACAGCTCTTCAGGTTCCGCTTCTCGACCCCACCGACGTGGGTGCCGCCATCCTGCAGGCGACCGTGCTGAGCCAGCCGATACAGACCCTCGAATCCTTGAAGGCCGCCCGCCTGGGCCGAATCGACGCCGACGGCGTGGATCTGACCGAATCGATGGAGCTGCCCCTGATGGAGGCGCGCGCGCTCCTCGATCTGGGCGATGTCGCCAAGGCCAACAGCAAGCTGGATCAGCTCGAGGACCGGGTAGGCACCCCGTGGCGACTGACCTGGTACCGCGGCATGGCGGCCCTTCTCAACGGTGACTACGACCAAGCTACAAAGCATTTCACCGCGGTTCTGGACTTCTTGCCCGGTGAGATCGCCCCCAAGATGGCACTTGCCGCCACCGCCGAACTGGGCAATGACGAGAAGAACCTCGACTTCTACCGCACCGTCTGGTCCACCGACAACAGCGTCATCTCCGCGGGATACGGGTTGGCTCGCACCCTGGCCTCCCGCGGGGAGCGAGCCGAGGCGGTGCGCATGCTCGACAACGTGCCCCCCACGTCGCGCCATTTCACCACCGCGCGCCTGACCAGTGCCGTCACGCTGCTTTCGGGTCGTACGCTCACCGAGGTCACCGAGGACGACATCCGCGAGGCGGCCCGCAGGGTGGAAGCACTACCCGAGACGGAACCGCGCGTGCTGCAGATCCGTGCGCTGGTGCTCGGGACCGCCCTGGACTGGATCAAGACCAATCATTCGACCGGACACCACATCCTGGGTGTCCCGTTCACCAAACGCGGCCTGCGCCAAGGTGTTGAGCGGAGTCTGCGGGCGTTGGCCCGCCGGGCCACCGAGCGCGCCCACCGTTATGCACTGGTCGATCTGGCCAACGCCACCCGGCCGACATCACTGCTTTAG
- the thiS gene encoding sulfur carrier protein ThiS, translated as MNIQVNGDARKVTEGANIWQLLDQLGFPECGIAVAINHTVVPKSDWDTTVSDGALVEVVTAVQGG; from the coding sequence ATGAACATTCAGGTAAATGGTGATGCGCGCAAGGTCACCGAGGGTGCCAACATCTGGCAGCTGCTCGACCAACTGGGCTTTCCCGAGTGCGGTATCGCGGTGGCTATCAACCACACCGTCGTGCCCAAATCCGATTGGGACACCACCGTTTCCGACGGTGCGCTGGTCGAAGTCGTCACCGCGGTGCAAGGGGGGTAG
- a CDS encoding glutamate ABC transporter substrate-binding protein — MMRTATQGTARRLAALAVTATVLAGCSTPENSTPLPQLTVPRPTPAEMTEQEPNLAPLTKVDTSCDPTASLRPTNDRAANDDAVAAIRRRGRLIVGLDIGSNLFSFRDPITGELTGFDVDIAGEISRDIFGTPERVEYRILSSADRIAALKNSTVDIVVKTMTITCARRKEVNFSTVYLMTYQRILTSRDSGITNAQDLSGRRVCAARGTTSLNRLSQITPPPVIMSVVTWADCLVALQQRQVDAVSTDDSILAGLMSQDPYLHIIGPNMSDEPYGIGMKLENTDLVRYVNRTLERVRRDGTWNALYRKWLSVLGPAPAPPSAKYRD, encoded by the coding sequence ATGATGAGAACAGCGACGCAGGGCACGGCACGCAGGCTTGCTGCGTTGGCGGTCACCGCCACCGTGCTGGCCGGATGCTCGACGCCCGAGAACTCCACTCCGCTGCCACAGCTCACCGTGCCGAGGCCGACCCCTGCCGAGATGACCGAACAGGAACCCAACCTCGCGCCGCTGACCAAGGTCGACACCTCGTGCGATCCCACCGCTAGTCTGCGGCCCACCAACGACCGGGCCGCCAACGATGACGCGGTCGCGGCGATCCGCAGGCGTGGCCGGCTCATCGTCGGGCTGGACATCGGAAGCAACTTGTTCAGCTTCCGCGACCCGATCACCGGCGAACTGACCGGATTCGATGTCGATATCGCCGGGGAGATCTCTCGCGACATCTTCGGCACCCCCGAGCGGGTGGAGTACCGGATTCTGTCCTCGGCGGATCGCATCGCGGCATTGAAGAACTCGACCGTCGACATCGTGGTGAAGACCATGACCATCACCTGCGCACGGCGCAAGGAGGTCAATTTCTCGACCGTCTATCTGATGACCTACCAACGGATTCTGACCAGCAGGGATTCGGGCATCACCAACGCACAGGACCTCTCCGGCAGACGGGTGTGCGCCGCGCGCGGCACCACTTCCCTGAACCGGCTCTCGCAGATCACCCCGCCGCCGGTGATCATGTCGGTGGTGACGTGGGCGGATTGCCTTGTGGCACTGCAACAACGCCAGGTCGACGCGGTGAGCACCGACGACTCGATACTCGCCGGCCTAATGTCCCAGGATCCGTACCTGCACATCATCGGGCCCAATATGAGCGATGAGCCGTACGGAATCGGCATGAAGCTCGAGAACACCGATCTGGTCCGGTACGTCAATCGCACCCTGGAACGCGTCCGGCGCGACGGCACCTGGAATGCCTTGTACCGCAAATGGCTGAGCGTGCTGGGGCCCGCACCCGCACCTCCGAGCGCAAAGTACCGGGACTGA
- a CDS encoding acetate kinase, with protein sequence MSAVLVLNCGSSSVKYQLIEPDSGRVDAHGLVERIGEEPVRNHEEALRLVFDSINTDDVVVVGHRVVHGGQKFHEPTVLDDAVVAQIAELSSLAPLHNPAGVQGIEVARRLLPDVPQVAVFDTAFFYSLPPAAATYALDREVAERYGVRRYGFHGTSHQYVSQQAAGYLGRGYADINQIVLHLGNGASASAILHGRAVETSMGLTPLEGLVMGTRTGDIDAGIVFHLARHGMSIDEIDTVFNRRSGMLGLCGANDFREIHRLIEAGDASAQLAYNVYVHRLRKYIGAYIATLGGADVISFTAGAGENDAVLRADAMAGLEVLGIEIDPERNLVRSSEIRRISTDASRVAVLVVPTNEELAIARAAVGAALKQ encoded by the coding sequence ATGAGCGCGGTGCTGGTCCTGAACTGCGGCTCGTCTTCGGTGAAATATCAGCTCATCGAACCGGATTCGGGCCGGGTGGATGCCCACGGGCTGGTGGAGCGCATCGGTGAAGAGCCGGTCCGCAATCACGAAGAGGCACTGCGGCTGGTCTTCGACTCCATCAACACCGACGACGTGGTGGTGGTGGGCCATCGTGTGGTGCACGGCGGACAGAAGTTCCACGAGCCGACGGTGCTCGACGACGCCGTGGTCGCGCAGATCGCGGAGCTGTCCTCGCTGGCGCCCCTACACAACCCGGCCGGTGTGCAGGGCATCGAGGTGGCCCGGCGCCTGCTGCCCGACGTGCCACAGGTGGCGGTGTTCGACACCGCGTTCTTCTACAGCCTGCCGCCAGCGGCGGCCACCTATGCGCTGGATCGCGAGGTCGCCGAGCGATACGGTGTGCGGCGCTACGGATTCCACGGCACCTCGCATCAATACGTGTCACAGCAGGCCGCCGGCTATCTGGGGCGCGGGTACGCCGACATCAACCAGATCGTCCTGCACCTCGGCAACGGCGCATCGGCGTCGGCGATCCTGCATGGCCGCGCGGTGGAGACCTCGATGGGCCTCACTCCGCTGGAGGGTCTTGTGATGGGCACCCGCACCGGCGATATCGACGCCGGCATTGTGTTCCATCTGGCGCGCCACGGCATGAGCATCGATGAGATCGACACGGTGTTCAATCGCCGTTCCGGCATGCTCGGCCTCTGCGGGGCCAACGATTTTCGTGAAATTCATCGGCTGATCGAGGCGGGAGACGCATCGGCGCAGCTTGCGTACAACGTGTATGTGCACCGGCTGCGCAAGTACATTGGCGCCTACATCGCGACATTGGGTGGCGCCGATGTCATCTCCTTCACCGCCGGGGCGGGCGAGAACGACGCAGTGCTGCGTGCCGATGCCATGGCCGGACTCGAAGTGCTCGGCATAGAGATCGATCCGGAACGAAACCTGGTGAGATCCAGCGAAATTCGCCGCATCTCCACCGATGCTTCACGGGTGGCGGTGCTGGTGGTGCCCACTAACGAGGAACTGGCCATCGCCAGGGCGGCGGTGGGGGCGGCTCTAAAGCAGTGA